A genome region from Sphingobium sp. WTD-1 includes the following:
- a CDS encoding DUF1465 family protein — MRNAAALDPGLHRRLVDGLYMEAMVMADEARSYFDADEAGQFAADDPLRRVSFACESLKVTTRLMHIIAWLLSQRAWQRGEIGDADVADEKYRLGRATATDTGIAGDFPFAARSLIEASQELYGRVARLEDRMLSPDAPLADSPARALLDRLNTAF; from the coding sequence ATGCGCAACGCTGCCGCCCTTGATCCTGGCCTTCATCGCCGCCTTGTCGATGGCCTCTATATGGAGGCGATGGTGATGGCGGATGAGGCGCGTTCCTATTTCGACGCGGACGAGGCCGGGCAGTTTGCCGCCGACGATCCGCTGCGCCGCGTATCCTTCGCCTGTGAATCGCTCAAGGTCACGACCCGGCTGATGCACATCATCGCCTGGCTGCTCAGCCAGCGCGCCTGGCAGCGTGGCGAGATTGGCGATGCGGATGTGGCCGATGAAAAATATCGGCTCGGCCGCGCCACCGCCACCGATACCGGCATCGCCGGCGACTTTCCCTTCGCCGCCCGCTCGCTGATCGAAGCGAGCCAGGAGCTGTATGGCCGGGTCGCGCGGCTGGAGGACCGAATGCTGTCTCCGGACGCGCCACTGGCTGACAGCCCGGCCCGCGCGCTGCTGGATCGGCTGAACACCGCCTTCTGA
- a CDS encoding DUF465 domain-containing protein has translation MRRLELLRVEHRDLDAAIAALVDGGAGDQMQVARLKKRKLRLRDEIVALEDALVPDIIA, from the coding sequence ATGCGCCGGTTGGAGCTGCTGCGGGTCGAGCATCGTGATCTCGACGCTGCGATCGCGGCGCTGGTCGATGGCGGGGCAGGCGACCAGATGCAGGTCGCGCGCCTCAAGAAGCGCAAGCTGCGGCTGCGCGACGAGATCGTCGCGCTCGAAGATGCGCTGGTCCCGGACATCATTGCCTGA
- a CDS encoding YdcH family protein gives MENSHVSALSAKHAGLEARIKAESSRPMPDDILVASLKKQKLRVKEEMQGRH, from the coding sequence ATGGAAAATTCCCACGTTTCAGCTCTTTCCGCAAAGCATGCCGGGCTCGAAGCCCGGATCAAGGCCGAGTCGAGTCGGCCGATGCCCGACGATATTCTCGTCGCCTCGCTGAAGAAGCAGAAATTGCGGGTCAAGGAAGAGATGCAGGGCCGCCACTAA
- a CDS encoding PilZ domain-containing protein: MDKETGNSDRGPARSAPRDSLFLLTSLSTLDGVDLGKARVRNLSATGLMADCERAIPAGTRLRLELRGVGPVEGVVAWSRDDKIGFAFDAPIDPQLARKPVANGVSRQALPDYLRSATITRR; encoded by the coding sequence ATGGACAAGGAAACGGGAAATTCTGATCGGGGACCGGCTCGTTCCGCGCCGCGCGACAGCCTGTTCCTGCTCACCAGCCTCAGCACGCTGGATGGCGTCGATCTGGGTAAGGCGCGCGTGCGCAATTTGTCGGCCACCGGCCTGATGGCAGATTGCGAGCGCGCTATTCCGGCGGGCACGCGTCTTCGTCTTGAACTGCGCGGCGTTGGCCCGGTCGAGGGTGTGGTCGCCTGGTCGCGCGATGACAAGATCGGCTTCGCCTTCGACGCGCCGATTGATCCGCAACTGGCGCGCAAGCCGGTCGCCAATGGCGTGTCGCGGCAGGCCCTGCCGGACTATCTGCGTTCCGCGACGATCACGCGCCGCTGA
- the dksA gene encoding RNA polymerase-binding protein DksA, which yields MASVLNSDKDGVKPPKSTVTLPDDYRPSADEEFMNPLQQEYFRQRLWDWKKQILSEAEGTLAVLQNEPLREPDLNDRASSETDWSIELRTRDRQRKLISKIDAALRRIDEGEYGYCEVTGEPISLGRLEARPIATMTVEAQERHERQEKVSRDD from the coding sequence ATGGCATCGGTACTGAATTCCGATAAAGACGGTGTGAAGCCGCCAAAATCGACCGTAACACTTCCGGACGATTATCGTCCGTCGGCTGACGAAGAATTCATGAACCCCCTGCAGCAGGAATATTTCCGGCAGCGTCTCTGGGACTGGAAGAAGCAGATATTGTCGGAAGCGGAAGGCACGCTGGCCGTGCTGCAGAATGAACCGCTGCGCGAGCCCGACCTTAACGACCGTGCATCGAGCGAGACCGACTGGTCGATCGAACTGCGCACCCGCGACCGCCAGCGCAAGCTGATCTCCAAGATCGACGCGGCGCTCCGCCGTATCGACGAAGGCGAATATGGCTATTGCGAAGTCACCGGCGAGCCGATCTCGCTGGGCCGGCTGGAAGCCCGTCCAATCGCGACCATGACGGTCGAGGCGCAGGAGCGGCACGAGCGGCAGGAAAAAGTCTCCCGCGACGATTAA
- a CDS encoding host attachment family protein, with amino-acid sequence MQIDHDAMVLVADGRKLLFFRNKGDRAFPQLQAEEVKVQDNPADRDQASDAPGRAFNSVGSHRSSMEQTDFHELEEARFAAEAADLLKRRALAQDYEKLIIVAPPTALGEMRKHYHKEVQDRLVGEIAKDLANHPVGEIEKIIARS; translated from the coding sequence ATGCAGATCGATCATGATGCGATGGTGCTGGTGGCGGACGGGCGCAAATTGCTCTTCTTCCGCAACAAGGGCGACCGCGCCTTTCCCCAGCTTCAGGCGGAAGAGGTGAAGGTGCAGGACAATCCGGCCGACCGCGATCAGGCGTCGGATGCGCCCGGCCGCGCCTTCAATTCGGTCGGCAGCCATCGCAGCAGCATGGAACAGACCGATTTCCATGAACTGGAGGAGGCGCGCTTCGCCGCCGAGGCGGCCGACCTGCTCAAGCGCCGCGCCTTGGCCCAGGATTATGAGAAGCTGATCATCGTCGCTCCGCCGACCGCGCTGGGCGAGATGCGCAAACATTATCACAAGGAAGTGCAGGACCGGCTGGTCGGCGAGATCGCCAAGGATCTGGCCAATCATCCCGTGGGCGAAATCGAGAAGATCATCGCCCGCAGTTGA
- the serS gene encoding serine--tRNA ligase: protein MHDIRFIRENPAAFDAALARRGLAPLSADILALDEKSRALKTELQQGQARRNEASKAIGQAMAAKDMEKAEALKAEVAALKEGTPALETAEAEVGAALNAMLAAIPNLPADDVPQGADEAGNVELSRWGTIRDFDFAPQDHADFGPALGLDFEGGAALSGARFTALRGAMARLHRALAQYMLDTQSATNGYEETNPPLLVRDEALFGTGQLPKFAEDLFRTTDGRWLIPTAEVSLTNLVAEQIVPTDTLPVRLTALTPCFRSEAGSAGRDTRGFIRQHQFEKVELVAICAPEESDAEHERMVQAAEGILQALNLPYRKMLLCSGDLGFGARKTYDLEVWLPSQATYREISSVSNCGDFQARRMNARYKPEGEKATRFLHTLNGSGLAVGRTLVAVLENYQQADGSVIVPDVLAPYMGGITKLEPR, encoded by the coding sequence ATGCACGACATCCGCTTCATCCGCGAAAATCCCGCCGCTTTCGACGCCGCCCTGGCGCGCCGTGGCCTGGCCCCGCTGTCCGCCGATATATTGGCGCTGGACGAAAAGAGCCGCGCGCTCAAGACGGAGTTGCAGCAGGGGCAGGCCCGCCGCAACGAGGCGAGCAAGGCGATCGGTCAGGCGATGGCGGCCAAGGACATGGAAAAGGCCGAGGCGCTGAAGGCCGAGGTCGCGGCGCTCAAGGAAGGCACGCCGGCGCTGGAAACAGCAGAGGCCGAGGTCGGCGCGGCGCTCAATGCGATGCTGGCGGCGATCCCCAACCTGCCCGCCGACGATGTGCCGCAGGGCGCGGATGAAGCCGGCAATGTCGAGCTGAGCCGCTGGGGCACTATCCGCGATTTCGATTTCGCGCCGCAGGACCATGCCGATTTCGGCCCGGCGCTGGGACTGGATTTCGAGGGCGGCGCGGCGCTGTCGGGCGCGCGCTTCACTGCGCTGCGTGGGGCAATGGCGCGGCTGCACCGGGCGCTGGCGCAATATATGCTGGACACCCAGAGCGCGACCAACGGCTATGAGGAAACCAACCCGCCGCTGCTGGTGCGCGACGAGGCGCTGTTCGGCACCGGCCAGTTGCCGAAGTTCGCCGAGGACCTGTTCCGCACCACCGATGGCCGCTGGCTGATCCCGACTGCCGAAGTGTCGCTGACCAATCTGGTCGCCGAGCAGATCGTGCCGACCGACACCCTGCCGGTGCGGCTGACTGCGCTGACCCCCTGCTTCCGGTCCGAGGCCGGATCGGCCGGGCGCGACACGCGCGGCTTCATCCGCCAGCATCAGTTCGAGAAGGTCGAGCTGGTCGCGATCTGCGCGCCCGAGGAATCCGACGCCGAGCATGAGCGGATGGTGCAGGCGGCCGAGGGCATCCTGCAGGCGCTGAACCTGCCCTATCGCAAGATGCTGCTGTGCAGCGGCGACTTGGGCTTTGGCGCGCGCAAGACCTATGACCTGGAAGTCTGGCTGCCGAGCCAGGCGACCTATCGCGAGATCAGCTCCGTTTCCAACTGCGGCGATTTCCAGGCGCGGCGGATGAACGCCCGCTACAAGCCGGAGGGGGAGAAGGCGACGCGCTTCCTCCACACCCTCAACGGATCGGGCCTGGCGGTCGGTCGCACGCTGGTCGCGGTGCTGGAAAATTACCAGCAGGCCGATGGCAGCGTGATCGTGCCCGACGTGCTGGCGCCCTATATGGGCGGCATCACCAAGCTGGAGCCGCGATAA
- the surE gene encoding 5'/3'-nucleotidase SurE gives MRILLTNDDGVHAPGLKVLEAIARTLSDDIWIVAPSEEQSGAGHSLTLTRPLRIRKHGEKHYSVTGTPTDAVMMAVGHLMKDAKPDLVLSGVNRGANLAEDVTYSGTVAAAMEGAISGIKSIALSQVYAREAMGDAVPFAAAEAWGERVLRPLIAMPASPRLLFNVNFPAIDPDRVKGVRVVRQGFHDIDRTKIIEGTDPRGYRYYWFGLGRSDSAPEGSDLAAVAEDYIAVTPLHYDLTQDGALAATAQAFSD, from the coding sequence ATGCGCATCCTCCTCACCAATGACGATGGCGTCCATGCGCCGGGGCTGAAGGTGCTGGAGGCGATCGCTCGCACCCTGTCCGACGATATCTGGATCGTCGCGCCCAGCGAGGAACAGTCGGGCGCGGGCCACAGCCTGACGCTGACCCGCCCGTTGCGCATCCGCAAGCATGGCGAAAAGCATTATAGCGTCACCGGCACGCCGACCGACGCGGTGATGATGGCGGTCGGCCATCTGATGAAGGATGCCAAGCCCGATCTGGTCCTGTCGGGCGTCAATCGCGGCGCCAACCTGGCCGAGGACGTGACCTATTCGGGCACTGTCGCGGCTGCGATGGAGGGCGCGATTTCCGGCATCAAGTCGATCGCGCTGAGCCAGGTCTATGCCCGCGAGGCGATGGGCGATGCGGTGCCCTTTGCCGCAGCGGAGGCCTGGGGCGAGCGGGTGCTGCGCCCGCTGATCGCGATGCCGGCCAGCCCGCGCCTGCTATTCAACGTCAATTTTCCCGCGATCGACCCGGACAGGGTCAAGGGCGTGCGCGTGGTGCGGCAGGGCTTCCATGACATCGACCGGACCAAAATCATCGAGGGCACCGATCCGCGCGGCTATCGCTATTACTGGTTTGGCCTGGGCCGCAGCGATTCCGCGCCCGAGGGCAGTGATCTGGCGGCCGTCGCAGAAGACTATATCGCGGTGACGCCGCTCCATTATGATCTGACGCAGGATGGCGCGCTGGCGGCGACGGCGCAGGCATTTTCGGACTGA
- a CDS encoding LysM peptidoglycan-binding domain-containing M23 family metallopeptidase, whose amino-acid sequence MAPLPLLLAGCIPAPVQDSAPYAAPLPPAQPAPAIPPSPSMPPQPSQHASPEPQMIERKPVWTAQQVTANARTVAASTYSVQPGDTLRGIGNRTGAGSDAIARANGLAPPYALRPGQSLSIPGGRYHAVAEGETGIAIAVAYGVRWSEIVDINGLTEPYVLRRGQRLLLPGGGMPAAPVAAQPVRPAASSLEQRAAAFRIDIDDVLTGGQPAVAEEKPRAVAKAQPRPLPSNVPIAQPGGFSGPFAWPLKGNILSRFGPGESGAKNNGIDIAAPIGTPIRAAADGVVAYAGDSIAVFGGLILITHGSGWVSAYGHANRIDVVRGQKVTKGQVIGLSGDTGYASKPKLHFELRKDRVPINPMTQLPTS is encoded by the coding sequence ATGGCGCCGCTGCCGCTGCTGCTGGCGGGCTGTATCCCTGCCCCCGTGCAGGACAGCGCGCCCTATGCCGCGCCCCTGCCCCCGGCCCAGCCGGCGCCCGCCATTCCACCATCGCCGAGCATGCCGCCGCAACCATCCCAGCACGCCTCGCCCGAACCGCAGATGATCGAGCGCAAACCAGTCTGGACCGCGCAGCAGGTGACGGCGAATGCGCGGACGGTGGCCGCCAGCACCTATAGCGTGCAGCCGGGCGACACGCTGCGCGGCATTGGCAACCGCACCGGCGCGGGATCGGACGCGATCGCACGGGCCAATGGGCTGGCGCCGCCCTATGCGCTGCGGCCGGGGCAGAGCCTGTCGATCCCCGGTGGGCGCTATCATGCGGTGGCGGAGGGCGAGACGGGCATCGCGATCGCCGTGGCCTATGGCGTGCGGTGGAGCGAGATTGTCGACATCAATGGCCTGACCGAACCCTATGTGCTGCGGCGCGGCCAGCGGTTGCTGCTGCCCGGTGGCGGGATGCCGGCCGCGCCGGTGGCGGCGCAGCCGGTGCGGCCGGCCGCATCCAGCCTGGAGCAGCGCGCCGCCGCCTTCCGCATCGATATCGACGATGTGCTGACCGGCGGCCAGCCGGCCGTTGCCGAGGAGAAGCCGCGCGCGGTGGCCAAGGCCCAGCCCCGCCCCCTGCCCTCCAATGTGCCGATCGCCCAGCCTGGCGGCTTTTCCGGTCCATTCGCCTGGCCGCTCAAGGGCAATATCCTTTCCCGCTTCGGCCCCGGCGAAAGCGGTGCCAAGAATAACGGCATCGACATTGCCGCGCCGATCGGCACGCCGATCCGGGCAGCGGCGGACGGCGTCGTCGCCTATGCCGGCGACAGCATCGCGGTGTTCGGCGGCCTCATCCTCATCACCCATGGCAGCGGCTGGGTCAGCGCCTATGGCCATGCCAACCGGATCGACGTGGTGCGCGGGCAGAAGGTGACGAAGGGTCAGGTGATTGGCCTCAGCGGTGACACAGGCTATGCCAGCAAGCCGAAGCTGCATTTCGAGCTGCGCAAGGACCGGGTGCCGATCAATCCCATGACCCAGCTGCCCACCTCATGA
- a CDS encoding NAD-binding protein has product MKIAPPPSASSMAGFLRRRSALPVWADLAWRVVLVFGLIAIVLALHWFGRDGLKDNYDDQISFIDVLYFTTVTVTTVGYGDIVPVSPEARLFESIFVTPIRLFVWIIFLGTAYNLFFRNILYRWRMARIQADLHNHIVVTGFGTSGQEAVNELLARGTDPREIVVIDGSEKALDHAEALGCNVLCGDSTRDKTLKDVAIHRARTMIVSAGRDDTSILITLTARHLAPRLPISIVVRNEDNEVPARQAGATTVINPVSFAGLLLAGSTSGKHIADYMADLAASGGRVKLHERPVLPQEIGQPLSAIGTGLGVRIYRGDHPIGFWEEGARALQTGDCIIEIVEETGATPRVDDQ; this is encoded by the coding sequence ATGAAGATCGCGCCGCCACCATCGGCATCGTCCATGGCCGGCTTTCTGCGGCGGCGATCGGCGCTGCCGGTCTGGGCGGACCTCGCCTGGCGGGTGGTGCTGGTCTTTGGCCTGATCGCGATCGTGCTGGCGCTCCACTGGTTCGGGCGCGATGGTCTCAAGGACAATTATGACGACCAGATCAGCTTCATCGACGTGCTCTATTTCACCACGGTCACCGTCACCACGGTCGGCTATGGCGATATCGTGCCGGTCTCGCCCGAAGCGCGCCTGTTCGAATCCATCTTCGTCACGCCGATCCGGCTGTTCGTCTGGATCATCTTTCTGGGCACCGCCTATAATCTCTTCTTCCGCAACATCCTCTACAGGTGGCGCATGGCACGCATTCAGGCCGATCTGCACAATCATATCGTCGTCACCGGTTTCGGCACCAGCGGCCAGGAGGCGGTGAACGAACTGCTGGCGCGCGGCACCGACCCGCGCGAGATCGTGGTGATCGACGGCAGCGAGAAGGCGCTGGACCATGCCGAAGCGCTGGGCTGCAACGTGCTGTGCGGCGACAGCACGCGCGACAAGACGCTGAAGGATGTGGCCATCCACCGCGCCCGCACGATGATCGTGTCGGCAGGACGCGACGACACCTCGATCCTGATTACGCTCACCGCGCGGCACCTGGCGCCGCGCCTGCCGATCAGCATCGTCGTGCGCAACGAGGACAATGAGGTGCCCGCGCGCCAAGCCGGCGCCACCACGGTCATCAACCCGGTCAGCTTTGCCGGGCTGCTGCTGGCCGGCAGCACCAGCGGCAAGCATATCGCCGACTATATGGCCGATCTCGCGGCATCGGGTGGTCGGGTGAAGCTGCACGAACGGCCGGTCCTGCCGCAGGAAATCGGCCAGCCGCTTTCGGCCATCGGCACGGGCCTGGGCGTGCGCATCTATCGCGGCGACCATCCTATCGGCTTCTGGGAAGAAGGCGCGCGAGCGCTCCAGACCGGCGACTGCATCATCGAGATCGTGGAAGAAACCGGCGCCACGCCCCGCGTCGACGATCAATAG
- a CDS encoding TonB-dependent receptor: MRLKNFLKTGVLLSAFIYNAPSFAQSAAPQADDAGAIIVTGSRIRQNPLDQDKPIVTVDQEAIARTGLSSIADVLQRIPSAAGGLNTKVNNAGNIGGPPDGTGVSSGSAEVDLRYLGAKRTLILVDGMRYVNGSAAGGIPASVDLNSIPANMIERVEVLQSGASPLYGSDAIAGVVNIITKQSQKGLDLSAQFGTYEQGDGDTWDINASYGVQSERVSIVFGANYVNQGSVGTSARSISQWPTPGATSCAAGGCSSATPNGRYDVLGQSLTLSNPVIGRAPVLSDYRNYSSATDSFNFQPYNYLLTPSERYGGFINLKAELSDNINLRTRMVYQHRGSTTIAAPLPLFIGPDAGNGNLLDTITIDASNPYNPFGVTLSSGADGSPANYSTVRRRFIEGGPRTFTQSVDTMTMAATLDGSFDVGSRTWYWDVNGIYGSNNAHQTFTGNLNASKLAQALGPVGNCTGECVPFNIFGGAGSITQAMLDYVTFDEHDRSTQELWDATANLSGELFNLPGGAVAFAVGYEHRNQRASYTPDPIITAGLGADVPTSPAAGSFNVDEVYGEIRIPILSDVPFFQKLELDGAVRHSNYSSFGSNTTFTASGLWKPVKDLLFRGGYAESLRAPSIGELYAGRSRTDATIDDPCTSAAGGAFQTNATVRANCIANGVPPDGSYAEPTGGQLGIFSQGSTALKPETAKTWTLGGVYSPSWARGNYATTLTLEVNYYNISLKNAIDSVPASLTLSRCAYEADPVSCAAISRTGSGSVAGINGVLQNLNAIKTDGIDASFNYRSPVISNGTIGLNVNAAWLFKYNVEPPADLNAPTQKYAGTERGSPDQAYPKFKANATLDWSTPGYGASFTGRYISGVDERDGEHSLGRTFYGDIQLYISPAWMDHRTRLTFGVNNLFDQDPPACFTCDSANFDPTTYDVPGQFGYLRLTYKM, translated from the coding sequence ATGCGCTTGAAAAATTTCCTGAAAACCGGCGTCCTGCTGTCCGCCTTCATCTACAACGCACCGTCTTTCGCCCAATCCGCTGCGCCGCAGGCCGATGATGCCGGGGCCATCATCGTTACCGGATCGCGCATCCGCCAGAATCCGCTGGACCAGGACAAGCCGATCGTCACGGTCGATCAGGAAGCGATCGCGCGGACCGGCCTTTCCTCCATCGCCGACGTGCTGCAGCGCATTCCCAGCGCCGCCGGCGGCCTCAACACCAAGGTCAACAATGCCGGCAATATCGGTGGCCCGCCCGACGGCACCGGCGTCAGCTCCGGCTCGGCCGAAGTCGACCTGCGCTATCTGGGCGCCAAGCGCACGCTGATCCTGGTCGATGGCATGCGCTATGTGAACGGCTCGGCGGCCGGTGGCATTCCCGCCTCGGTCGACCTCAATTCGATCCCCGCCAACATGATCGAACGGGTCGAGGTGCTGCAATCGGGCGCCTCCCCGCTTTATGGGTCGGACGCAATCGCCGGCGTCGTCAACATCATCACCAAACAGTCGCAGAAGGGGCTCGACCTGTCCGCCCAGTTCGGCACCTATGAACAGGGCGATGGCGACACCTGGGACATCAATGCCAGCTATGGCGTCCAGAGCGAGCGCGTCTCGATCGTGTTCGGCGCCAATTATGTGAACCAGGGCAGCGTCGGCACGTCAGCCCGTTCGATCTCCCAATGGCCGACGCCGGGCGCCACCAGCTGCGCCGCTGGCGGCTGTTCCAGCGCGACGCCCAATGGCCGCTATGACGTACTGGGCCAGAGCCTGACGCTCAGCAACCCGGTCATCGGCCGTGCGCCTGTGCTGTCGGACTATCGCAACTATAGTTCGGCAACTGACTCCTTCAACTTCCAGCCCTATAATTATCTGCTCACCCCGTCGGAGCGCTATGGCGGCTTCATCAACCTGAAGGCGGAACTGAGCGACAATATCAACCTGCGCACGCGCATGGTCTATCAGCATCGCGGATCGACCACGATAGCCGCGCCGCTGCCGCTGTTCATCGGCCCGGATGCCGGCAACGGCAATCTACTCGACACCATCACGATCGATGCCAGCAACCCCTATAACCCGTTCGGCGTGACCCTCTCGTCCGGGGCCGACGGGTCGCCGGCCAATTATTCCACGGTGCGCCGGCGCTTCATCGAAGGCGGGCCGCGCACCTTCACCCAGAGCGTCGACACCATGACCATGGCCGCCACTCTGGACGGGTCGTTCGATGTCGGTTCGCGCACCTGGTATTGGGACGTCAACGGCATCTATGGCAGCAACAATGCGCACCAGACCTTCACCGGCAACCTGAACGCATCCAAGCTGGCCCAGGCGCTGGGTCCGGTCGGCAACTGCACCGGCGAGTGCGTGCCGTTCAACATCTTCGGCGGCGCGGGATCAATCACCCAGGCCATGCTGGATTATGTGACATTCGACGAACATGACCGCAGCACCCAGGAATTGTGGGACGCCACCGCCAACCTGTCGGGCGAATTGTTCAACCTGCCCGGCGGTGCGGTCGCCTTCGCGGTCGGCTATGAACATCGTAACCAGCGGGCGAGCTACACCCCCGATCCGATCATCACGGCGGGTCTGGGCGCCGACGTGCCGACCAGCCCGGCCGCGGGCAGCTTCAATGTCGATGAAGTCTATGGCGAAATCCGCATCCCGATCCTCTCCGACGTGCCCTTCTTCCAGAAGCTGGAGCTGGACGGCGCGGTCCGCCATTCCAACTATAGCAGCTTTGGCAGCAACACGACCTTCACCGCGTCGGGCCTGTGGAAGCCGGTCAAGGATCTGTTGTTCCGCGGCGGCTATGCCGAAAGCCTGCGCGCGCCGAGCATCGGCGAACTCTATGCCGGTCGTTCGCGCACCGACGCAACGATCGACGATCCCTGTACCAGCGCGGCGGGCGGCGCGTTCCAGACCAATGCCACCGTCCGCGCCAACTGCATCGCCAATGGCGTGCCGCCCGATGGCAGCTATGCCGAACCGACCGGCGGCCAGCTCGGCATCTTCTCGCAAGGGTCGACCGCGCTGAAGCCGGAAACGGCCAAGACCTGGACGCTCGGCGGCGTCTACAGCCCGTCCTGGGCGCGCGGCAATTATGCCACCACCCTGACGCTGGAGGTCAATTACTATAATATCAGCCTCAAGAACGCGATCGACTCGGTCCCGGCCTCGCTGACCCTGTCGCGTTGCGCCTATGAGGCCGATCCGGTGAGCTGCGCCGCCATCAGCCGCACCGGCAGCGGCAGCGTCGCGGGCATCAACGGCGTGCTGCAGAACCTGAACGCCATCAAGACCGACGGCATCGACGCATCGTTCAACTATCGCTCGCCGGTGATTTCGAACGGCACGATCGGCCTGAACGTCAACGCGGCCTGGCTGTTCAAATATAATGTCGAGCCGCCCGCCGACCTGAATGCGCCGACCCAGAAATATGCCGGCACCGAACGGGGCAGCCCGGATCAGGCCTATCCCAAGTTCAAGGCCAATGCCACGCTCGACTGGTCGACGCCGGGCTATGGCGCCTCCTTCACCGGGCGCTACATCAGCGGCGTCGATGAACGCGACGGCGAGCATTCGCTTGGCCGCACCTTCTATGGTGACATCCAGCTCTATATCTCGCCGGCCTGGATGGACCATCGCACTCGGCTGACCTTCGGCGTCAACAATCTGTTCGATCAGGATCCGCCGGCCTGCTTCACCTGCGACAGCGCCAATTTCGATCCCACCACCTATGATGTGCCGGGCCAGTTCGGTTATCTGCGCCTGACCTACAAGATGTAA
- the rimO gene encoding 30S ribosomal protein S12 methylthiotransferase RimO — MCAPIMATKIPDAPKIGMVSLGCPKNLVDSERILTKLRSDGYQMSADYAGADVVLVNTCGFLDSAKEESLEAIGEAMAENGRVIVTGCMGDEADVIRAKFPQVLAVTGAHQYEQVVNAVHDASPPIPNAFVDLVPEGGLKLTPRHYSYLKISEGCNHRCSFCIIPSIRGDLVSRRIDAVLREAEKLVAAGTKELLVISQDTSAYGVDTRHEPRMWKGREVRAHMTDMARELGQLRTADGVAPWVRLHYVYPYPHVDHVIPLMAEGLLTPYLDIPFQHASPSVLKAMKRPANEAKVLDRIRKWRDICPDIAIRSSFVVGFPGETEADFQYLLDWLDEAQLDRVGAFRFEPVEGAAANDLPGAVPEEVKEERYQRIMEKTAAISAAKLQAKVGRVMPVIIDEVGEPDEEDGSIGATARSQADAPEIDGNVFLRDVGEGRKAGDMFDVLIEDADDHDLYGVPA; from the coding sequence ATGTGCGCGCCGATCATGGCAACCAAAATCCCAGACGCGCCGAAGATCGGCATGGTTTCGCTCGGCTGTCCGAAGAACCTGGTCGACTCCGAACGTATCCTGACCAAGCTGCGTTCCGACGGCTATCAGATGTCCGCCGACTATGCCGGCGCCGACGTCGTGCTGGTCAACACCTGCGGCTTCCTCGATTCCGCCAAGGAAGAATCGCTCGAAGCGATCGGCGAGGCCATGGCTGAAAATGGCCGAGTCATCGTCACCGGCTGCATGGGCGACGAGGCGGACGTGATCCGCGCGAAATTCCCGCAGGTCCTGGCCGTCACCGGCGCGCATCAATATGAGCAGGTGGTCAATGCGGTGCATGACGCATCGCCGCCCATCCCCAACGCCTTTGTCGACCTGGTGCCCGAAGGCGGGCTGAAGCTCACCCCGCGCCATTACAGCTATCTGAAGATTTCAGAGGGCTGCAACCATCGTTGCTCCTTCTGCATCATCCCCTCGATCCGCGGCGACCTGGTGTCGCGCCGGATCGACGCGGTGCTGCGCGAGGCGGAAAAGCTGGTCGCGGCCGGCACCAAGGAATTGCTGGTCATCAGCCAGGATACCTCGGCCTATGGCGTCGACACCCGCCACGAGCCGCGCATGTGGAAGGGCCGCGAAGTCCGCGCCCATATGACCGACATGGCGCGCGAACTGGGCCAGCTGCGCACGGCGGACGGCGTCGCGCCCTGGGTCCGCCTCCACTATGTCTATCCCTATCCCCATGTCGATCATGTCATCCCGCTGATGGCCGAAGGGCTGCTGACGCCCTATCTCGACATTCCCTTCCAGCATGCTTCGCCGAGCGTATTGAAGGCGATGAAGCGCCCGGCCAATGAAGCCAAGGTGCTCGACCGCATCCGCAAGTGGCGTGACATCTGCCCAGACATCGCGATCCGCTCCAGCTTCGTCGTCGGCTTCCCCGGCGAGACCGAGGCGGACTTCCAGTATCTGCTCGACTGGCTGGACGAGGCGCAGCTCGACCGCGTCGGCGCCTTCCGCTTCGAGCCGGTCGAGGGCGCAGCCGCCAATGACCTGCCCGGCGCGGTGCCCGAAGAGGTCAAGGAAGAACGCTATCAGCGGATCATGGAAAAGACCGCCGCGATCAGCGCCGCCAAGCTGCAGGCGAAGGTCGGCCGGGTCATGCCGGTGATCATCGACGAGGTCGGCGAGCCGGACGAGGAAGATGGCAGCATCGGCGCGACCGCGCGCAGCCAGGCCGACGCGCCGGAAATCGACGGCAATGTCTTCCTGCGCGACGTCGGCGAAGGCCGCAAGGCGGGCGACATGTTCGACGTGCTGATCGAGGATGCCGACGATCACGACCTGTATGGCGTGCCGGCCTGA